A genomic region of Magnolia sinica isolate HGM2019 chromosome 6, MsV1, whole genome shotgun sequence contains the following coding sequences:
- the LOC131248403 gene encoding uncharacterized protein LOC131248403 isoform X6 encodes MTALKYRGSVDGMLNKMKMEVDNSGISIVDLDCLDQVVSHLEKHLDVGLFRRLLQEGSPWQDTLQKVRCSRKFLDACTSCTHDGLSDILSRLDTWKEFPFDRIKILSYVALVLFGAYASAEAPEKRLGKVILEMLQVVPVIYIKGGIRFMLFDLLKNQFPQSLSSWPALREAAREWDATKSSYLIRLNEMHSRDWQAMKDALACWVASFQSAIHPLTDQSKVEACLRVHMKQIIQGILLANRMQITAISMLDLHALLEVPVKREKLKSLCHMVILLRVVEDTFHKKGLDIIQSLPHIINLMQADIEQLLLPARSELQSEISKGNQATKMRFLSSLTRGGRDTDTRLTDSLSLVLLSLQMLRGGGSSKRQLILSVALDVIQCIGHINIDFSRIKKRMSRLDTIADFQRTVEEVTNCSFLYWRKEMMGTWFSMVYMDVNKFSWLQYLLDAFCDGLWLLKLGNVGTFTIQSHEEEIENAMKNEIIMPLCRDIETDLRLHVHSTNLRGSVHVNPTKTGVRNLSWYLQMKPLRLPFKYIDIKLHVESYLDSAFYNHTAMSPYNWKVYSEMRQLAELKYGLVLDDIHLPPQSLDHGLDVTDIMQNLPKFAECYSYNINNQIFIEKVSIGQSKKSLRIIGVEHFASSVATHGRGIVSAAVSSVLKFLKQKLASLSELLQDNFVKSHLLKEFKFWKGDRGATNKSGMVEAEELNVTIGKLPLADHELSFLEQLRCIITEMGNVLGFVRSLRAGDSRHTGRISRFIYRPGSITSFGEYSQRLGFIDETVMAGRMMDIAIENQHQSDEHTNYFSFLINAFSKELQSSEYIHLRDFSLLVPALIMSLVDCKIHSKDKKLRGRDVGNQITTDEGFVMGVAYILKVTGQEKSFDGLHWFADASKQFKEALVSIEESRGMEQRKGSGLAGFRLWGHAAAPPISIETQKGIDKLKRYLKEMELIECGFNVSRTIML; translated from the exons GATGCTGAATAAGATGAAAATGGAGGTTGATAACTCTGGCATTTCTATTGTGGACCTGGACTGCCTTGATCAAGTGGTCAGTCACCTGGAAAAGCATTTGGATGTTGGTTTGTTCCGG CGTTTATTGCAGGAAGGGTCACCATGGCAAGACACACTGCAGAAGGTTAGGTGCAGCAGAAAATTTCTTGATGCATGTACTTCTTGCACTCATGATGGTTTGTCAGACATCCTTTCACGGCTTG ATACATGGAAGGAGTTTCCTTTTGATCGTATTAAAATACTGAGTTATGTGGCTCTGGTTTTATTTGGAGCTTATGCTTCTG CTGAAGCTCCAGAAAAAAGATTAGGGAAGGTGATTCTGGAAATGCTTCAAGTGGTCCCTGTAATCTATATCAAGGGGGGTATTAGGTTTATGCTGTTTGACTTGTTGAAAAATCAATTTCCTCAGTCATTATCGTCTTGGCCTGCTTTGAGGGAAGCTGCTAGGGAGTGGGATGCCACGAAGAGCAGTTATCTAATACGTCTAAATGAGATGCATTCAAG GGACTGGCAAGCAATGAAAGATGCCTTAGCTTGTTGGGTAGCTTCCTTTCAGTCCGCTATACATCCGTTG ACAGACCAGTCAAAGGTTGAAGCATGCCTTCGGGTTCATATGAAACAGATTATTCAG GGAATACTATTAGCCAACAGAATGCAAATAACAGCTATTTCGATGCTCGACCTACATGCTCTGCTTGAG GTTCCTGTCAAAAGGGAGAAATTAAAGTCTCTTTGTCACATGGTCATTCTATTGAGA GTGGTTGAGGACACATTTCACAAGAAGGGGTTGGACATCATCCAGAGTCTTCCACATATCATAAACCTCATGCAGGCTGACATTGAACAGTTACTTCTTCCTGCAAGG AGTGAGCTACAATCAGAAATTTCCAAAGGAAATCAAGCGACCAAGATGAGATTCTTGAGCTCTTTGACACGTG GTGGTAGAGATACAGACACAAGGTTGACGGATTCTCTTTCCTTG GTTTTATTATCACTGCAAATGCTTCGAGGAGGGGGTAGCAGCAAGAGGCAGCTTATTCTTTCTGTTGCTCTGGATGTCATCCAATGTATT GGCCATATCAATATTGATTTTTCGAGGATTAAGAAGCGGATGTCTAGGTTAGATACTATTGCTGATTTTCAGAGAACAGTCGAGGAGGTGACAAATTGTAGTTTCTTGTACTGGAGAAAAGAAATGATGGGAACTTGGTTCTCCATGGTTTACATGGACGTTAACAAATTCTCATGGCTGCA GTATCTTCTTGATGCATTTTGTGACGGGCTGTGGCTACTCAAACTTGGTAATGTCGGCACGTTTACCATACAGtcccatgaggaggaaatagagaaCGCCATGAAAAAC GAGATAATCATGCCTCTTTGTAGAGATATTGAGACTGATCTCCGTCTTCATGTGCATTCCACTAATTTAAGAGGATCTGTGCATGTAAACCCAACAAAG ACTGGTGTACGCAATCTTTCTTGGTACTTACAGATGAAACCTTTGAGACTTCCATTCAAGTATATTGATATTAAATTGCATGTTGAGAGCTATCTGGATTCTGCCTTTTACAATCACACAGCTATGTCCCCTTATAATTGGAAG GTTTACTCAGAAATGAGGCAATTGGCGGAGCTGAAATATGGTCTTGTATTAGATGATATTCATCTTCCCCCACAATCTTTGGATCATGGTCTTGATGTCACTGACATTATGCAAAACCTACCTAAATTTGCTGAGTGCTACTCATATAACATAAATAACCAG ATTTTCATTGAGAAAGTCTCTATTGGTCAAAGTAAGAAGTCCCTGAGGATTATTGGTGTGGAACATTTTGCCTCTTCAGTAGCTACCCATGGCCGAGGCATCGTATCTGCTGCTGTAAGTTCTGTATTGAAGTTTCTAAAGCAAAAGCTAGCATCCTTATCTGAGCTTCTTCAAGATAACTTTGTGAAATCCCATTTACTGAAGGAATTCAAATTCTGGAAG GGTGACAGAGGAGCAACAAACAAGTCTGGTATGGTAGAGGCAGAGGAGCTAAACGTAACTATCGGAAAGCTGCCCCTGGCGGATCATGAATTGAGCTTCTTAGAACAGCTACGCTGCATTATCACTGAGATGGGTAatgttttagggtttgtgaggaGTCTGCGAGCAGGTGATTCCCGTCACACTGGCAGAATATCTCG GTTTATATACAGACCCGGAAGCATCACAAGCTTTGGAGAATATTCCCAGAGGCTTGGTTTCATAGATGAAACGGTTATGGCAGGAAGGATGATGGACATAGCAATTGAGAACCAACACCAATCTGATGAGCATACCAATTATTTCTCATTTCTTATAAATGCATTTTCAAAG GAACTCCAGAGCAGTGAATATATCCACCTTAGGGATTTTTCCCTCCTAGTTCCAGCACTTATCATGAGTTTAGTAGATTGCAAAATTCATAGCAAGGATAAGAAGTTGAGGGGCCGTGATGTGGGAAACCAGATTACTACTGATGAGGGATTCGTGATGGGTGTTGCTTATATTCTCAAG GTCACAGGGCAAGAGAAGTCATTTGATGGTTTGCACTGGTTTGCTGATGCAAGCAAGCAATTTAAGGAGGCATTGGTTTCCATAGAGGAAAGTAGGGGCATGGAGCAGCGGAAGGGGAGTGGTCTGGCCGGTTTTAGACTTTGGGGCCATGCTGCTGCTCCACCAATTTCAATCGAAACCCAGAAG ggtattgataaACTCAAGAGGTATCTGAAGGAGATGGAGCTTATAGAATGCGGCTTCAATGTTTCTAGAACAATCATGTTGTAG
- the LOC131248405 gene encoding uncharacterized protein LOC131248405, with the protein MTSTNFSLSKPQIPSISQPPWSGLYKLKTSKNPFTIQEIYQRPPSPFKQFAKTPFIIQAINQKPPLPPFSHSNSPFHRPNPTAFAGRSKKKPGGPSTGRIEGNAEIRREAKRRAKIRSRRIAENLFYRLKNPSRNHADNFTEEELQMIGLGYDRMVRFMDKDDPNLRHPNDWYKYGEYGPYSWRGIVVGDPIRGRFTDERVSMISSVRDHEEWEEIERHDMAMDFTRRLSSMDKSVGFRYFWVFVRHPKWRITELPWEQWTLVCEVVLEAGKKRLDKWNLMGRLGSKARALITQCAAWMRPDIVYVKRPVYQCRFEPQDDFFKVLGPLLDPSTENQYLFELKLDDGRVEMCTYFGGLCKIVRANPKAFVDDVVKAYEKLSDERKSACLEFLLLNHPVELLHPYTKEWKAKLEEMELGCDSPDEDLSDDDGQSNLGGTQIIDWIEDDDDGNVGEDEDDDDTVIDVGEGGDEVLGTKEESLSAEENERYWEEEFQKALSSSSEMEKLVKKSVEASTGYYKKQLRMMEEHRKSRNEEEGDSDMDGDENVKVDKDKTLKQSREEWVNVGPRWHVKRSKIPPELFLRAAVRPFTYRNLVKEIVLMRHAIIDGEISGKQ; encoded by the coding sequence ATGACTTCCACCAATTTCTCCCTTTCAAAACCCCAAATCCCCTCCATATCCCAACCACCTTGGTCAGGCCTCTATAAACTCAAAACCTCAAAAAACCCCTTCACCATCCAAGAAATTTACCAAAGACCCCCTTCACCATTCAAGCAATTCGCCAAAACCCCCTTCATCATCCAAGCAATTAACCAAAAACCCCCACTCCCCCCATTCTCCCACTCAAACTCCCCCTTCCACCGCCCGAACCCCACCGCCTTCGCCGGCAGGAGCAAGAAGAAGCCCGGCGGCCCGTCGACGGGCCGCATCGAGGGCAACGCCGAGATCCGCCGTGAAGCGAAAAGGAGGGCCAAGATCAGAAGCCGCCGCATTGCTGAGAACCTCTTCTACCGCCTCAAAAACCCTAGCCGCAACCACGCCGACAATTTCACCGAAGAAGAGCTCCAGATGATCGGTCTTGGCTACGATCGCATGGTCCGCTTCATGGATAAGGACGATCCCAATCTCCGCCACCCGAATGACTGGTACAAGTACGGCGAGTACGGGCCCTACTCCTGGCGTGGGATTGTCGTCGGTGACCCCATCCGCGGCCGCTTCACGGATGAGCGGGTGAGCATGATCAGCTCCGTGAGGGACCACGAGGAATGGGAGGAGATCGAACGGCACGACATGGCTATGGATTTCACTAGAAGGCTGAGCTCCATGGATAAGAGTGTAGGGTTTCGGTATTTCTGGGTTTTCGTCCGTCATCCGAAGTGGAGAATTACGGAATTGCCATGGGAGCAGTGGACTCTGGTGTGCGAGGTGGTCCTGGAGGCGGGCAAGAAGCGATTGGATAAGTGGAATCTGATGGGCCGGCTCGGGAGCAAGGCGAGGGCTCTGATTACTCAATGTGCTGCTTGGATGCGGCCTGATATTGTCTATGTTAAGAGGCCTGTTTATCAGTGCAGGTTCGAGCCACAGGACGATTTCTTCAAGGTGTTGGGGCCTCTGCTCGATCCAAGCACTGAAAACCAGTACCTGTTCGAATTGAAGCTTGATGATGGGAGGGTGGAGATGTGTACGTATTTTGGAGGACTCTGCAAGATTGTGAGAGCTAATCCAAAGGCTTTTGTGGATGATGTGGTGAAGGCTTATGAGAAATTGAGCGATGAGAGGAAATCGGCATGTTTGGAGTTTCTGTTGTTGAACCATCCAGTGGAGTTGTTGCATCCTTATACAAAAGAGTGGAAGGCGAAGTTGGAAGAGATGGAGTTGGGCTGTGATTCGCCGGATGAGGATTTGAGCGATGATGATGGTCAGAGCAATCTGGGCGGGACCCAGATCATCGATTGGATTGAAGATGATGATGACGGTAATGTTGGTGAAGATGAAGACGATGATGATACGGTGATAGATGTGGGAGAGGGTGGAGATGAGGTATTGGGGACCAAAGAAGAGAGTCTCAGCGCAGAAGAGAATGAGAGGTATTGGGAAGAAGAGTTCCAAAAGGCGTTGAGTAGCTCTAGTGAAATGGAGAAGTTGGTGAAGAAGAGTGTAGAGGCCTCTACTGGCTACTACAAGAAACAGCTGAGAATGATGGAAGAGCACCGAAAGAGTAGGAATGAAGAGGAAGGAGATAGTGACATGGATGGAGATGAGAATGTGAAGGTGGACAAGGACAAGACGTTGAAGCAGAGCCGAGAAGAATGGGTGAATGTGGGTCCGAGGTGGCATGTCAAGAGAAGTAAGATCCCGCCGGAGCTGTTCCTGAGGGCGGCTGTACGTCCATTCACTTACCGGAATCTTGTCAAGGAGATTGTATTGATGAGGCATGCCATTATAGATGGAGAGATTAGTGGAAAGCAATGA